The window GCAAAGTGGAAAATAGTAGATAAAACGCCGACAATATAGAAGCCTAGCATAAATGGAGAGCTTAAAATATTCGCCATCATGTCATAGTTCACTTCAGCTCCAAGCTGAGCTTGAATTCGTGTTTCCCATACGTGCCAAGTGACAAAAATTAATGTGATGATACCTGAAATCCTTTGCAGTCTGAACAACCAGTTTCTTAAGTAACTGAAGCGAGACGTGTTGTTTTGTGCCGTAAAGGCTATGTACACCCCATAAACAGCATGATAGATCAGTGGTAAGAAAATCACGAACAGCTCAAGTGCATATCTGAATGGAAGCTGTTCCATAAAGTGTGCAGCTTTGTTAAACGCCTCTGGTCCACTCGTCGCAAAGTGGTTCACCACTAAATGCTGAATTAAAAATAGACCGACCGGAATGACGCCAAGCAAAGAATGCAATCTCCGATAAAAAAATTCTTTGTTCCCCGACATTACTTTACCCCCTAGTAAAAAGTGCAATTGCTGAAAATTGTCTTACCCCCGCTTCTTTCAATTGTA is drawn from Bacillus pumilus and contains these coding sequences:
- a CDS encoding succinate dehydrogenase cytochrome b558 subunit, with the protein product MSGNKEFFYRRLHSLLGVIPVGLFLIQHLVVNHFATSGPEAFNKAAHFMEQLPFRYALELFVIFLPLIYHAVYGVYIAFTAQNNTSRFSYLRNWLFRLQRISGIITLIFVTWHVWETRIQAQLGAEVNYDMMANILSSPFMLGFYIVGVLSTIFHFANGLWSFAVSWGITVSPRSQRISTYVTLGIFIALSYVGLRAIFAFV